A part of Streptomyces sp. NBC_01497 genomic DNA contains:
- a CDS encoding monovalent cation/H+ antiporter complex subunit F, whose amino-acid sequence MNGWLLAAVLVLGCGVGPALWGAATGPVRRRVVAQNVATLLVCLVLMLLAQGYDRPSAYLDAALLLALLGPAGTLIYARLFAEELAADPPRARATDVAGVLASAAVVVALCAVTTPGRATVKIVLIGVLLVVGNQVSSKALRARPPTGAPRAPDPQEPVRHE is encoded by the coding sequence GTGAACGGCTGGCTGCTCGCCGCGGTCCTCGTCCTCGGCTGTGGGGTGGGACCCGCCCTGTGGGGCGCGGCGACGGGTCCCGTACGGCGGCGGGTCGTCGCACAGAACGTCGCGACCCTGCTGGTCTGCCTGGTGCTGATGCTGCTCGCGCAGGGGTACGACCGTCCGTCGGCCTATCTGGACGCGGCGTTGCTGCTCGCCCTGCTCGGTCCGGCCGGCACGCTGATCTACGCCCGGCTGTTCGCCGAGGAGCTGGCCGCGGACCCGCCGCGCGCACGCGCCACCGATGTGGCGGGGGTCCTCGCCTCGGCTGCCGTCGTCGTCGCGCTGTGCGCGGTCACGACGCCCGGCAGGGCGACCGTGAAGATCGTGCTCATCGGGGTGCTGCTGGTGGTGGGCAACCAGGTCTCGTCGAAGGCGCTGCGGGCCCGTCCCCCGACCGGGGCGCCGCGAGCGCCCGATCCCCAGGAACCGGTGCGCCATGAATGA
- a CDS encoding LLM class F420-dependent oxidoreductase, translating to MVRIGYTMMTEQAGPLELVEHVVGAEQAGFDFSVTSDHYFPWLDEQGHAPYAWSVLGAAARATERIPLMTYVTCPTIRYHPAVVAQQAATLQLLSKGRFRLGLGAGENLNEHVVGAGWPAASVRHEMLEEAVEIIRALFAGGYVTHHGAHYDVEHAKLWDLPDEAPPIGVAASGPKSAALAGRSADLLIATDPDAAVVADFGRAGGAGKPVVGQVPVAFDRDRSAAIERAHEQFRWNVNPWPVNAELPTTKAFAGATSNVTPQDVAAAVPCGNDVGAFVDAVRPYVEAGFTEVALIQVGGDQQEPFLQWSREELLPALREL from the coding sequence ATGGTGCGTATCGGATACACGATGATGACGGAGCAGGCCGGGCCCTTGGAGCTGGTGGAGCACGTGGTCGGCGCCGAACAGGCCGGCTTCGACTTCTCCGTGACCTCGGACCACTACTTCCCGTGGCTGGACGAACAGGGCCATGCCCCGTACGCCTGGAGCGTACTGGGGGCAGCCGCGCGGGCTACGGAACGCATACCGCTGATGACGTACGTGACCTGTCCGACGATCCGCTACCACCCGGCCGTGGTGGCGCAGCAGGCCGCCACCCTGCAGCTGCTCTCGAAGGGCCGGTTCCGGCTCGGTCTCGGCGCGGGCGAGAACCTCAACGAGCACGTGGTGGGGGCCGGGTGGCCGGCGGCGAGCGTCCGGCACGAGATGCTGGAGGAGGCCGTGGAGATCATCCGCGCGCTGTTCGCGGGCGGGTACGTGACGCACCACGGCGCGCACTACGACGTCGAGCACGCGAAACTCTGGGACCTGCCGGACGAGGCACCGCCGATCGGGGTGGCCGCGTCCGGCCCGAAGTCCGCGGCGCTCGCGGGGCGGTCGGCCGATCTGCTGATCGCGACGGACCCGGACGCCGCCGTCGTCGCGGACTTCGGGCGCGCGGGCGGCGCGGGCAAGCCCGTGGTCGGCCAGGTTCCGGTGGCGTTCGACCGGGATCGCTCGGCGGCGATCGAGCGGGCCCACGAGCAGTTCCGGTGGAACGTCAACCCGTGGCCCGTCAACGCGGAGCTCCCCACCACGAAGGCGTTCGCGGGTGCGACATCGAACGTGACACCGCAGGACGTCGCGGCCGCGGTGCCCTGCGGGAACGACGTCGGCGCGTTCGTCGACGCCGTACGACCCTACGTGGAGGCAGGGTTCACGGAGGTGGCGCTGATCCAGGTGGGCGGTGACCAGCAGGAGCCGTTCCTTCAGTGGTCGCGCGAGGAGCTGCTGCCGGCACTGCGGGAGCTGTGA
- a CDS encoding DUF6479 family protein, with translation MTMNPPHTLQAHDIVLAMSNTTGVWAFVIGLVVVLILIGGFWLGFRRRSEFNRHPKPGDQPRRPEHQSHVEGSADSNETFPTDGGRLLPHELGGHGDEVKPHDGSDEEPKGPPPLA, from the coding sequence ATGACCATGAACCCACCGCACACACTTCAGGCACACGACATCGTCCTGGCGATGAGCAATACGACGGGCGTCTGGGCGTTCGTGATCGGGCTGGTCGTGGTGCTCATCCTGATCGGAGGATTCTGGCTGGGTTTCCGCCGCAGGTCCGAGTTCAACCGCCACCCGAAGCCGGGCGACCAGCCCCGCAGGCCGGAGCACCAGAGCCACGTGGAAGGCTCCGCGGACTCCAACGAGACCTTCCCGACCGACGGCGGGCGGCTGCTGCCGCACGAACTCGGGGGTCACGGCGACGAGGTCAAGCCGCACGACGGCTCGGACGAGGAACCCAAGGGGCCGCCGCCGCTCGCCTGA
- a CDS encoding sodium:proton antiporter: MSLLPYLIAAWIFLVGAYGLATSRNLIHAVGCLAVCQSSTYVLLLAVGYRTGGTAPVFSDLKPGSRPLVDPVVQALTLTDVVVGATLTALLLALVIQIDKRHGTVDPDHLSELRG, from the coding sequence ATGTCCCTGCTGCCCTACCTGATCGCTGCCTGGATCTTCCTCGTCGGCGCCTACGGCCTCGCCACCAGCCGGAACCTGATCCACGCGGTCGGATGCCTCGCTGTGTGCCAGTCCTCGACGTACGTCCTGCTGCTGGCGGTCGGTTACCGCACGGGCGGCACGGCTCCCGTCTTCTCCGACCTGAAGCCCGGCTCGCGCCCGCTCGTCGACCCGGTCGTCCAGGCCCTCACCCTCACCGATGTCGTCGTGGGCGCCACCCTGACCGCCCTGCTGCTCGCCCTGGTCATCCAGATCGACAAGCGGCACGGCACGGTCGACCCCGACCACCTCTCCGAGCTGCGCGGATGA
- a CDS encoding flavin reductase family protein has translation MFVVTAAAAGDRAGCLVGFAAQCSIEPERHMVWLSKANRTWRVASAAAYLGVHLLGPDQRPLAELFGGRTGDDTDKFAGAGAQDGPGGVPLLPGVPAWYVGRIESRTDGGDHVGHLLTPVASGVGSGARRGRVLTLADCLDITPGHPAG, from the coding sequence ATGTTCGTCGTGACCGCTGCCGCGGCCGGTGACCGCGCCGGCTGCCTCGTCGGTTTCGCCGCGCAGTGCTCCATCGAGCCGGAGCGCCACATGGTGTGGCTGTCGAAGGCGAACCGCACCTGGCGGGTGGCGTCGGCCGCCGCGTACCTCGGGGTGCATCTGCTGGGGCCCGACCAGCGCCCGCTCGCGGAGCTGTTCGGCGGGCGGACCGGGGACGACACCGACAAGTTCGCCGGGGCCGGGGCTCAGGACGGCCCTGGGGGTGTGCCGCTGCTGCCCGGCGTCCCCGCCTGGTACGTGGGCCGGATCGAGAGCCGCACGGACGGCGGTGACCATGTCGGCCATCTGCTGACGCCCGTCGCCTCGGGGGTCGGGAGCGGTGCGCGGCGCGGCCGCGTACTCACCCTCGCGGACTGCCTCGACATCACCCCGGGACACCCGGCCGGCTGA
- a CDS encoding SpoIIE family protein phosphatase, whose product MAESTAGAAWAALDASGLAEAATAVIDGEGTVLAWTGSAERALGHRAADVVGRPVTALLAEGDGAERTANWREQARTRRPWSGVLFLRRRDGSGLKAVVEAQPLLGEGRADWLVSATDPSGSSAWPPARSAVATTLLARAPVGLSIWDTDLRCVWVNGTAARQDGFLRRRRLGRLMTEVQPGPPGRAITAAMRQVLKTGEPVIEREYPWRVPGESEDRVLSASYFRLDGADGQPIGVCNMATDIEKSLVRQHLLTLGEVGSRIGTTLDVLKTSQELADAAVPLLADYVTVDLADTVPIGGEPLQRLASSKGGIPVFRRAGIASVHEGVPESPWKVGEPVFVPRTSPFTQALLSGETHFEPVLDTSMDTWFGRDPERRARAIETGMHSLIIVPLRARGVVLGEVVFVRTENRTPFSRDDLLLIEELVERAALSLDNARRYTREREAAVALQRNLLPRTLWGGPAVDIAFRYLPADIHEGVGGDWFDVIPLPDARVGLMIGDVVGHGINAAALMGQLRTVMGTLADLDLPPEVLLARLDRRVVQMAGGSDRPEGPAAPVMSCTCAYAVYDPVTMRCTVASAGHPPPAVRRPDGEVSFVTVPPGPPIGLGTMTYESATVELPEDSVIALYTDGLIETRNADIDDGLDRLGAALSWDAPSLEELGSHVTETLAPRRARRAQAASAAGGEFVGGSGRLPRSEDDVALLLARTRLLSQRDAAAQKRA is encoded by the coding sequence ATGGCCGAATCCACCGCAGGGGCCGCGTGGGCGGCGCTCGACGCGTCGGGCCTCGCGGAGGCCGCGACGGCGGTGATCGACGGGGAGGGAACCGTCCTCGCGTGGACCGGGTCGGCGGAGCGCGCCCTCGGGCACCGTGCCGCGGACGTCGTGGGCCGGCCGGTCACGGCCCTGCTCGCGGAAGGTGACGGCGCCGAGCGGACGGCGAACTGGCGCGAGCAGGCCCGCACCCGCCGGCCCTGGTCGGGGGTGCTGTTCCTGCGGCGCCGCGACGGCAGTGGCCTCAAGGCCGTCGTGGAGGCCCAGCCGCTGCTCGGCGAAGGGCGCGCGGACTGGCTGGTGTCGGCGACGGACCCCTCCGGATCGTCCGCGTGGCCGCCCGCCCGGTCCGCGGTCGCCACGACGCTCCTCGCGCGCGCACCCGTCGGCCTGTCGATCTGGGACACGGACCTGCGGTGCGTCTGGGTGAACGGCACGGCGGCCCGGCAGGACGGCTTCCTGCGCAGGCGGCGCCTGGGCCGCCTGATGACCGAGGTGCAGCCGGGGCCTCCCGGACGGGCGATCACCGCCGCGATGCGTCAGGTGCTCAAGACCGGCGAGCCGGTGATCGAGCGCGAGTACCCCTGGCGGGTGCCCGGCGAGAGCGAGGACCGGGTGCTGTCCGCGAGCTACTTCCGCCTCGACGGGGCCGACGGGCAGCCGATCGGCGTGTGCAACATGGCGACCGACATCGAGAAGTCCCTCGTGCGCCAGCACCTGCTCACTTTGGGCGAGGTCGGCAGCCGGATCGGCACCACCCTCGACGTCCTGAAGACCTCCCAGGAACTGGCCGACGCGGCCGTGCCGCTGCTCGCCGACTACGTCACGGTCGACCTGGCGGACACCGTCCCGATCGGTGGCGAGCCGCTCCAGCGGCTGGCGTCGTCGAAGGGCGGCATCCCGGTCTTCCGCCGGGCGGGGATCGCCTCCGTCCACGAGGGGGTGCCGGAGTCCCCCTGGAAGGTCGGCGAACCGGTCTTCGTCCCGCGCACGTCCCCCTTCACCCAGGCCCTGCTCTCGGGCGAGACCCATTTCGAACCGGTCCTCGACACCTCGATGGACACCTGGTTCGGAAGGGACCCCGAGCGGCGGGCCAGGGCCATCGAGACCGGCATGCACTCCCTGATCATCGTTCCGCTGCGGGCACGCGGGGTGGTCCTCGGAGAGGTCGTGTTCGTCCGTACGGAGAACCGGACGCCCTTCTCCCGCGACGATCTGCTGCTGATCGAGGAACTGGTCGAACGGGCCGCGCTGAGCCTCGACAACGCGCGGCGGTACACCCGGGAGCGTGAGGCGGCGGTCGCCCTCCAGCGCAACCTCCTCCCGCGCACCCTGTGGGGCGGTCCCGCGGTCGACATCGCCTTCCGCTACCTGCCCGCCGACATTCACGAAGGGGTCGGCGGCGACTGGTTCGACGTGATCCCCCTGCCGGACGCCCGGGTCGGCCTGATGATCGGCGACGTCGTGGGCCACGGCATCAACGCCGCCGCGCTGATGGGCCAGTTGCGTACCGTCATGGGCACCCTGGCCGACCTGGACCTGCCGCCGGAGGTACTGCTCGCGCGGCTGGACCGGCGGGTCGTGCAGATGGCGGGCGGGAGTGACCGCCCCGAGGGCCCCGCCGCGCCGGTGATGAGCTGCACCTGCGCCTACGCGGTGTACGACCCGGTGACCATGCGCTGCACCGTCGCGTCGGCCGGACACCCCCCGCCCGCCGTCAGGCGTCCGGACGGTGAGGTCTCCTTCGTGACCGTGCCGCCGGGTCCGCCGATCGGCCTGGGCACCATGACGTACGAGTCGGCCACCGTCGAGCTGCCCGAGGACAGTGTCATCGCGCTGTACACCGACGGTCTTATCGAGACCCGCAACGCCGATATCGACGACGGTCTCGACCGGCTCGGCGCGGCCCTGTCGTGGGACGCACCCTCCCTGGAGGAGCTGGGCTCGCATGTGACGGAGACACTGGCGCCGCGCCGGGCCCGCAGGGCCCAGGCGGCGAGCGCCGCGGGCGGGGAGTTCGTGGGCGGATCCGGCCGGTTGCCGCGTTCCGAGGACGACGTCGCGCTGCTGCTCGCGCGCACCCGCCTGCTCAGCCAAAGGGACGCCGCCGCGCAGAAGCGGGCGTGA
- a CDS encoding universal stress protein: MQTAGGRRVVVGVSGSLGSLAALHRAVAEVRGAGGELWVVLAWEAPPAELGPRGAVGSTSLSQDCRRAAVHELLGTVERAFGGGQPGVPTECFVARGMPGQALVGVADRENDLLVVGTGHRGLLHRALFPSVARYCVAHAACPVLTVPPSPLQRTLETAGRGRGLRLDLGELERPGVSEV; encoded by the coding sequence ATGCAGACAGCGGGTGGACGCCGTGTGGTCGTCGGGGTGAGCGGGTCGCTCGGCAGCCTCGCGGCCCTGCACCGGGCGGTGGCGGAGGTACGCGGCGCCGGCGGGGAACTCTGGGTCGTGCTCGCCTGGGAGGCGCCACCGGCGGAACTGGGACCGCGCGGCGCCGTCGGGTCGACCTCGCTCTCGCAGGACTGCCGCCGCGCCGCCGTGCACGAACTCCTGGGGACGGTCGAGCGGGCGTTCGGCGGTGGGCAGCCGGGAGTACCGACCGAGTGCTTCGTCGCGCGCGGCATGCCGGGGCAGGCCCTGGTGGGCGTGGCGGACCGGGAGAACGACCTGCTCGTGGTGGGCACCGGCCACCGGGGCCTGCTGCACCGGGCCCTCTTCCCGTCCGTGGCGCGCTACTGCGTGGCGCACGCCGCGTGCCCGGTTCTCACGGTCCCGCCGTCCCCGCTCCAGCGCACCCTGGAGACCGCGGGCCGCGGCCGGGGGCTGCGGCTGGACCTGGGCGAGCTGGAGCGCCCGGGCGTCAGCGAGGTCTGA
- a CDS encoding nuclear transport factor 2 family protein translates to MSAKPPFPPFTAESARQKVQAAEDAWNTRDPEKVSLAYTEDSVWRNRETFLTGRAEIVAMLTDKWQRELDYALRKELWAFDGDHIAVRFQYESHDAYGQWWRSYGNELWEFDEQGLMRRREASINDVRIEESERRVHGPRPESEYGVPFPIQ, encoded by the coding sequence ATGAGCGCCAAGCCCCCGTTCCCGCCCTTCACCGCCGAGAGCGCGCGGCAGAAGGTCCAGGCCGCCGAGGACGCCTGGAACACCCGCGACCCCGAGAAGGTCTCGCTCGCGTACACCGAGGACTCGGTATGGCGCAATCGCGAGACCTTCCTCACCGGCCGGGCCGAGATCGTCGCGATGCTGACGGACAAATGGCAGCGGGAACTCGATTACGCGCTGCGCAAGGAGCTGTGGGCCTTCGACGGCGACCACATCGCCGTACGCTTCCAGTACGAGAGCCACGACGCGTACGGCCAGTGGTGGCGCTCGTACGGCAACGAACTGTGGGAGTTCGACGAGCAGGGCCTGATGAGGCGCCGCGAGGCGAGCATCAACGACGTCCGTATCGAGGAGAGCGAGCGGCGCGTCCACGGGCCCCGTCCCGAATCGGAGTACGGGGTGCCGTTCCCGATCCAGTAG
- a CDS encoding cation diffusion facilitator family transporter, whose product MDTDGDRAGDTGGEDTPETAGKAQGSGEAADSKTRVTVLIALAANLVIAVAKAVGGLLSGSPALLSEAAHSVADSLNEIFLLASLKRSRKAPDSDHPFGYGKERYFWALLAAVGIFVMGGCFSVFQGVQALGSDENEGSTGYIVGLIVLAVALVAEGTSLTRALIQLRASKKGAAQDPTLRTVLAEDSTAVLGVVLAMLGMALHWITGNIVWEASASFAIGALLVYIAYRLGSEARAQLIGETVDKETVRRIRGLLDEQPEIDNVAALLTMKLGLDSALVAARVDLSPGMDSERVELVCERIKRDVTRTWPEADQVFIDITEAPPAEGRDAERQR is encoded by the coding sequence ATGGACACGGACGGGGACCGCGCCGGGGACACCGGCGGTGAAGACACGCCGGAGACGGCGGGAAAAGCGCAAGGGTCGGGAGAGGCGGCCGACAGCAAGACGCGCGTGACCGTCCTCATCGCTCTCGCGGCGAACCTGGTCATCGCCGTCGCCAAGGCGGTGGGCGGACTGCTCTCCGGCTCACCCGCGCTGCTGTCCGAGGCGGCCCACTCCGTCGCCGACTCGCTGAACGAGATCTTCCTGCTGGCTTCCCTGAAGCGCAGCCGCAAGGCGCCCGACAGCGACCACCCCTTCGGCTACGGCAAGGAGCGCTACTTCTGGGCACTGCTCGCGGCCGTCGGCATCTTCGTGATGGGCGGGTGCTTCTCCGTCTTCCAGGGGGTGCAGGCGCTCGGTTCCGACGAGAACGAGGGCTCAACCGGTTATATCGTCGGCCTGATCGTCCTCGCCGTGGCTCTCGTGGCGGAAGGCACCTCGTTGACGCGGGCCCTGATCCAGCTGCGCGCGTCGAAGAAGGGCGCCGCGCAGGATCCGACGCTGCGCACCGTGCTCGCGGAGGACTCGACGGCCGTGCTCGGTGTCGTCCTCGCCATGCTGGGCATGGCGCTGCACTGGATCACCGGGAACATCGTGTGGGAGGCGAGCGCGTCCTTCGCGATCGGTGCCCTGCTGGTCTACATCGCCTACCGCCTCGGCTCCGAAGCCCGTGCCCAGCTGATCGGCGAGACGGTCGACAAGGAGACGGTCCGGCGTATCCGGGGGCTCCTCGACGAGCAGCCCGAGATCGACAACGTCGCCGCCCTGCTGACCATGAAGCTCGGCCTGGACTCCGCGCTGGTGGCCGCGCGCGTCGACCTCTCGCCGGGCATGGACAGCGAACGGGTCGAGCTGGTCTGCGAACGCATCAAACGCGACGTCACCCGGACCTGGCCCGAGGCCGATCAGGTGTTCATCGACATCACCGAGGCGCCTCCCGCCGAGGGACGCGACGCTGAACGGCAGAGGTGA
- a CDS encoding complex I subunit 5 family protein — MNELLPLIVAAPLVGGALLVALGRRLPRRAAETLGMVFAAVPAALAPALLAGSSATAGLSEWVGGWTPVHGHSVGIVLTGDHVGLGLAALVSLLVLAVLAYSWRYFDEPPHRHSGSFPALVLLFQAGMCGFAITGDLFNAFVFFELMSVVAYALTGYRVEEARAVQGAFTFGVVNSLGAYATLTGIILLYARTGELGMRAVGRALDRQGGPDGLVLAAFVLVLTGFLVKAAVVPFHFWLPDAHAVAPTPVCMLLSGVLVELGVYGAWRVYWTVFAGPGGVPHPDAGRALIILGTLSALVGAVMCWKQRHLKRMLAYSTVSHTGLFLIGVGVLTPAGASGVALYVIGHAGTKAALFACVGILLDRYGSVDEHELHGKGRELPVVGVLFAVGGLALAGAPPLGTALGKALTEGASGAWLTVVFVLTSAVTGGAVLRAAARVFGVSALTGRAAPPPGHQAYETSGEDEEPESTGTLTRVPVTMLAVPAVLLLGCLLTGSVPAVARAVARSVDGALPGGVTAPAVWSVPGVLLGLLSTGLAAGLAAYAVRRPHGSRSGGRDLTAPLRRLHSGHVGDYVAWMLVGMAVLGALALPGVISG, encoded by the coding sequence ATGAACGAGCTCCTGCCGTTGATCGTGGCGGCGCCGCTGGTCGGTGGCGCCCTGCTCGTCGCGTTGGGCCGGCGGCTGCCGCGCCGGGCCGCCGAGACGCTCGGCATGGTCTTCGCGGCCGTGCCCGCCGCCCTCGCCCCGGCGCTGCTCGCCGGCTCGTCCGCCACGGCGGGCCTGAGCGAGTGGGTCGGCGGCTGGACCCCGGTGCACGGGCACAGCGTCGGCATCGTCCTGACCGGCGACCACGTCGGCCTCGGTCTCGCCGCACTGGTCTCGCTGCTCGTCCTTGCCGTACTGGCCTATTCCTGGCGGTACTTCGACGAGCCGCCGCACCGCCACTCGGGGTCGTTCCCCGCGCTCGTGCTGCTGTTCCAGGCCGGTATGTGCGGATTCGCGATCACCGGGGACCTGTTCAACGCGTTCGTCTTCTTCGAGCTGATGAGCGTCGTGGCGTACGCGCTGACCGGCTACCGGGTCGAGGAGGCGCGGGCCGTCCAGGGCGCCTTCACCTTCGGTGTCGTCAACTCGCTGGGTGCGTACGCCACTCTCACCGGCATCATCCTGCTGTACGCCCGTACCGGCGAACTCGGGATGCGCGCCGTCGGCCGGGCGCTCGACCGTCAGGGTGGGCCCGACGGCCTGGTCCTCGCGGCCTTCGTGCTCGTGCTGACCGGGTTCCTGGTCAAGGCCGCCGTCGTGCCGTTCCACTTCTGGCTGCCCGACGCGCATGCCGTCGCCCCCACCCCGGTCTGCATGCTGCTGTCCGGGGTGCTGGTCGAACTCGGCGTGTACGGCGCGTGGCGGGTGTACTGGACGGTGTTCGCGGGACCCGGCGGCGTGCCGCACCCCGACGCGGGGCGCGCCCTGATCATCCTCGGTACGCTCTCCGCGCTGGTCGGGGCCGTCATGTGCTGGAAGCAGCGTCATCTCAAGCGGATGCTCGCCTACTCGACCGTCTCCCACACCGGCCTGTTCCTCATCGGTGTCGGCGTGCTCACCCCGGCCGGCGCGAGCGGTGTCGCCCTGTACGTCATCGGGCACGCGGGCACCAAGGCAGCGCTGTTCGCGTGCGTGGGCATCCTCCTGGACCGGTACGGCAGCGTCGATGAGCACGAACTCCACGGGAAGGGCCGTGAACTCCCCGTCGTCGGTGTGCTCTTCGCCGTCGGCGGGCTGGCACTCGCCGGAGCACCGCCGCTCGGCACGGCACTGGGCAAGGCACTCACCGAGGGGGCGTCCGGCGCGTGGCTGACCGTGGTGTTCGTGCTGACGTCGGCCGTCACGGGTGGTGCCGTCCTGCGGGCGGCGGCCCGTGTCTTCGGCGTGAGCGCCCTGACCGGTCGCGCCGCCCCGCCGCCCGGCCACCAGGCGTACGAGACGAGCGGAGAGGACGAGGAGCCCGAGTCCACCGGCACCCTCACCAGGGTGCCCGTCACGATGCTCGCCGTTCCGGCGGTGCTCCTGCTCGGCTGCCTGCTCACCGGTTCCGTGCCGGCCGTGGCGCGGGCCGTCGCCCGTTCCGTGGACGGCGCCCTGCCGGGCGGGGTGACCGCGCCCGCCGTGTGGTCCGTGCCCGGGGTGCTCCTCGGGCTCCTCTCGACGGGCCTTGCCGCGGGGCTGGCCGCGTACGCCGTCCGGCGCCCGCACGGCTCCCGCTCCGGGGGCCGCGACCTGACGGCCCCGCTGCGCAGGCTGCACTCAGGGCACGTCGGGGACTACGTCGCCTGGATGCTCGTCGGGATGGCCGTGCTCGGGGCTCTGGCCCTGCCCGGTGTCATCAGTGGCTGA
- a CDS encoding TetR/AcrR family transcriptional regulator has product MDGTAARQQALDAAEHLFYGRGIRTVGMDEIRTASGVSLKRLYQLFPAKDQLVQAYLERRDIAWRQRLADRVDRESDPAARILAVFDHLGEWFSEPGFRGCAWINSYGELGATSAPVAALARAHKAAFRGYLQGLVEAADLRDELADHLLLLAEGAMVTAAIFGTPDPAAQARSAAALLLAAQA; this is encoded by the coding sequence ATGGATGGCACGGCCGCCCGGCAGCAGGCGCTGGACGCGGCGGAACACCTGTTCTACGGGCGCGGCATCCGGACCGTGGGCATGGACGAGATACGTACCGCGTCCGGGGTCTCGCTGAAACGGCTGTACCAGCTCTTTCCGGCCAAGGATCAGCTCGTGCAGGCGTACCTGGAGCGGCGCGACATCGCATGGCGGCAGCGGCTCGCCGATCGCGTGGACCGGGAGAGCGACCCCGCCGCCCGCATCCTCGCCGTCTTCGACCATCTCGGCGAGTGGTTCTCCGAGCCCGGCTTCCGGGGCTGCGCCTGGATCAACTCCTACGGAGAGCTCGGCGCCACCAGTGCGCCCGTCGCCGCGCTCGCCCGGGCGCACAAGGCGGCCTTCCGCGGATACCTGCAGGGGCTCGTCGAGGCGGCGGACCTGCGGGACGAACTCGCCGACCACCTGCTGCTGCTCGCCGAGGGCGCGATGGTCACGGCGGCCATCTTCGGCACGCCGGACCCGGCGGCCCAGGCCCGCTCGGCCGCGGCCCTGCTGCTCGCCGCCCAGGCCTGA
- the manD gene encoding D-mannonate dehydratase ManD: MKIIAADTVVTGPGRNFVTLRITTEDGLTGVGDATLNGRELAVASYLRDHVAPLLAGRDAGRIEDTWQYLYRGAYWRRGPVTMAAVAAVDTALWDIKAKAAGMPLYQLLGGASRVGALTYGHASGRDIPEVLDSVREVLAQGFRAVRIQSGVPGLASVYGVDDATRAAGGTAPNGHPRPHEETWDTPAYLRHIPRVFEAVRAEFGPELPLLHDGHHRLTPIQAARLGKDLEPYDLFWLEDATPAEDPSALRLVRQHTTTPLAIGEVFNSVHDYGPLLTERLIDYVRSAVTHAGGVSGLRKLLDLAAVHGAKSGIHGPADISPVGMAAAVHLDLAVHNFGIQEYTRHTDETLEVFRPSYTFADGMLRPSELPGLGVDFDVEAAARFPYEPAYLPVNRLLDGTLHDW, encoded by the coding sequence ATGAAGATCATCGCAGCCGACACCGTGGTCACCGGCCCCGGCCGCAACTTCGTCACCTTGCGCATCACCACCGAGGACGGTCTCACCGGCGTCGGCGACGCCACCCTCAACGGCCGGGAACTGGCCGTCGCCTCCTATCTCCGGGACCACGTGGCGCCGTTGCTGGCCGGCCGGGACGCGGGACGGATCGAGGACACCTGGCAGTACCTCTACCGGGGCGCCTACTGGCGGCGCGGTCCGGTGACGATGGCCGCCGTCGCGGCCGTCGACACCGCGCTGTGGGACATCAAGGCGAAGGCCGCGGGCATGCCGCTGTACCAGCTGCTCGGCGGCGCCTCCCGCGTCGGCGCGCTCACCTACGGACACGCGTCGGGCCGCGACATACCGGAAGTCCTCGACTCCGTGCGGGAGGTGCTGGCCCAGGGCTTCCGCGCGGTGCGCATCCAGTCGGGTGTCCCAGGACTCGCCTCCGTCTACGGTGTGGACGACGCGACGCGGGCCGCGGGCGGCACCGCGCCGAACGGGCACCCGAGGCCCCACGAGGAGACGTGGGACACCCCGGCCTACCTGCGCCACATCCCGCGCGTCTTCGAGGCCGTACGAGCCGAGTTCGGCCCCGAACTGCCGCTGCTGCACGACGGGCACCATCGGCTGACGCCCATCCAGGCGGCCCGGCTCGGCAAGGACCTCGAACCGTACGACCTGTTCTGGCTGGAGGACGCCACACCCGCCGAGGACCCGTCGGCGCTGCGCCTCGTGCGGCAGCACACCACCACGCCGCTCGCCATCGGCGAGGTCTTCAACTCGGTCCACGACTACGGTCCGTTGCTGACCGAGCGGCTCATCGACTACGTCCGCTCCGCGGTCACCCACGCCGGCGGGGTGAGCGGTCTGCGCAAACTCCTCGACCTGGCCGCCGTGCATGGTGCGAAGTCGGGCATCCACGGACCCGCCGACATCTCGCCGGTCGGGATGGCGGCGGCCGTCCATCTCGACCTGGCCGTGCACAACTTCGGCATCCAGGAGTACACCCGGCACACCGACGAGACGCTGGAGGTCTTCCGGCCGTCGTACACCTTCGCCGACGGCATGCTGCGCCCGTCGGAACTGCCCGGTCTCGGCGTCGACTTCGACGTGGAGGCGGCGGCCAGGTTCCCCTACGAACCGGCCTACCTGCCGGTCAACCGGCTGCTGGACGGCACGCTGCACGACTGGTGA